Proteins encoded within one genomic window of Kibdelosporangium phytohabitans:
- a CDS encoding class I adenylate-forming enzyme family protein, translated as MTTSGATRRAPGISGRTHSWWGEELLTRSADESPWARGTATVTAGRMRTEVEWLRKSYQGQGVGFRSTVSLHGTPSFTQLWSLFALWSLGAQVTMLEQRLGPKDMAAALDESHPQFTLRFGRSNRINDPFTDECEVMLTRRRGGVPATTDHCLVHLSSGTTGRGKIIGRTADSLLTEVDRLAMLDDMPRRGETVLLLSSWAHSFELIGGVLHGLDCGAPLVFPVSVVPKRVLAVARDAQVLIGTPRHYERLSAVPGTPSLPALRVAVSGGEPLHSSVFVRFARRYGVRIGQVYGTTETGIIAADLRGVQGPPHVGRPIPGVRSRVNDGVLQIHLAQSPYLTDVEPWLGGWMSTQDRVRLDPDTGVLSLHGRVGAERADRYAEGELLEIERVLRSHRDVDEAVVTGLDTIEAHVTGSPALAHIDLVEWCRRLMRGSRAPSRLHVVRSLPRTANGKAQRTRALIRDAIREGEQ; from the coding sequence GTGACCACCTCCGGCGCAACGAGGCGTGCGCCCGGGATCTCCGGGCGTACGCACTCGTGGTGGGGCGAGGAGCTGTTGACGCGCAGCGCCGACGAATCCCCGTGGGCTCGCGGCACCGCCACGGTGACCGCGGGCCGGATGCGCACGGAGGTCGAGTGGCTGCGCAAGTCCTATCAGGGCCAGGGCGTCGGCTTCCGCAGCACCGTTTCGTTGCACGGCACACCGAGTTTCACCCAGCTGTGGTCGCTGTTCGCGCTGTGGTCGCTGGGGGCGCAGGTGACCATGCTGGAACAGCGGCTGGGGCCCAAGGACATGGCGGCGGCACTCGACGAGTCACACCCGCAGTTCACCCTGCGCTTCGGCCGTTCCAACCGGATCAACGACCCGTTCACCGACGAGTGCGAGGTGATGCTCACCCGCCGCCGGGGCGGCGTCCCCGCCACCACCGACCACTGCCTCGTGCACCTGTCGTCCGGGACCACCGGCCGCGGCAAGATAATCGGGCGGACGGCGGACTCGCTGCTCACCGAGGTCGACCGGCTCGCGATGCTGGACGACATGCCCCGCAGGGGCGAGACCGTGCTGCTGCTCAGTTCGTGGGCGCACTCGTTCGAACTGATCGGGGGCGTGCTGCACGGTCTCGACTGCGGCGCTCCCCTGGTGTTCCCGGTCTCCGTCGTGCCCAAGCGCGTACTGGCGGTCGCACGTGACGCCCAGGTACTCATCGGCACACCACGGCACTACGAACGGCTCAGTGCCGTGCCGGGCACGCCGTCCCTGCCCGCGCTTCGCGTCGCGGTCTCAGGCGGCGAACCCCTGCACTCCAGTGTGTTCGTGCGGTTCGCGCGCCGCTACGGAGTGCGGATCGGGCAGGTGTACGGCACCACGGAGACCGGTATCATCGCCGCGGATCTGCGCGGTGTGCAAGGCCCTCCCCACGTCGGCCGCCCCATACCCGGTGTGCGGTCGAGGGTCAACGACGGCGTCCTGCAGATTCACCTGGCGCAGTCGCCCTACCTGACCGATGTGGAACCGTGGCTCGGCGGCTGGATGTCCACTCAGGACCGTGTGCGGCTGGACCCGGACACGGGTGTGCTGAGCCTGCACGGTCGCGTGGGCGCCGAGCGGGCCGACCGCTACGCCGAGGGCGAACTGCTGGAGATCGAACGGGTGCTGCGCTCGCACAGGGACGTCGACGAAGCGGTCGTGACCGGGCTCGACACCATCGAGGCACACGTCACCGGGTCGCCCGCGCTGGCTCACATCGATCTCGTCGAATGGTGCCGCCGGCTGATGCGCGGCAGCCGTGCGCCCTCACGTCTGCACGTCGTGCGCTCGCTTCCCCGCACCGCCAACGGCAAGGCTCAGCGCACCCGTGCCCTGATCCGTGACGCGATCCGGGAGGGCGAGCAGTGA
- a CDS encoding 3-dehydroquinate synthase II family protein: MKFAWIDVRTVPEDQRESIVDAAIHARADGIVHDDETLLSTLPATVRRVFLSAGGSAPGTEVDALIRLRTAADQSELDRLRAAHRGGDDSVAALVDVIDDESLTLACHAAIALPHTVVRFKDPTKIPLEIVIAAADSSPGQLVCHADNLEEAGIIIDVLEKGSEGVMLAPRDADDVFSLMDLLRTKTEPLELTTLSVDSIEHLGLGDRVCIDTCTHFEEDEGMLVGSYAHGFILCCSETHPLPYMPTRPFRINAGALHSYVFGQDNRTNYLSELKAGSAVLGVGADGRTRRIVVGRIKLESRPLLSIKASSAEGVQVNLIVQDDWHVRLLGPGGTVRNVTELKPGDELLGHVATDKRHVGWPVGEFCVEK; this comes from the coding sequence GTGAAGTTCGCCTGGATCGACGTCCGCACCGTCCCCGAAGACCAGCGCGAGTCCATCGTGGACGCGGCCATCCACGCCAGGGCCGACGGGATCGTGCACGACGACGAGACGCTGCTCAGCACGCTTCCCGCCACGGTTCGCCGGGTCTTCCTGTCGGCAGGCGGGTCCGCACCGGGCACCGAGGTCGACGCCCTGATCAGGTTGCGGACCGCGGCCGACCAGTCCGAGCTCGACCGGTTGCGCGCGGCGCACCGCGGCGGGGACGACAGCGTGGCCGCACTGGTCGACGTGATCGACGACGAGTCGCTGACGCTGGCCTGTCACGCCGCGATCGCGCTGCCGCACACCGTGGTCCGGTTCAAGGACCCGACCAAGATCCCGCTGGAGATCGTGATCGCCGCCGCGGACAGCTCCCCCGGGCAGCTGGTCTGCCACGCCGACAACCTCGAGGAAGCCGGGATCATCATCGACGTGCTGGAGAAGGGCTCGGAGGGCGTGATGCTGGCGCCCCGCGACGCCGACGACGTCTTCAGCCTGATGGACCTGTTGCGGACGAAGACCGAGCCGCTGGAGCTGACCACGCTCAGCGTGGACTCGATCGAGCACCTCGGTCTCGGTGACCGCGTGTGCATCGACACGTGCACGCACTTCGAGGAGGACGAGGGTATGCTCGTGGGCTCCTACGCCCACGGGTTCATCCTGTGCTGCAGCGAGACGCACCCGCTGCCGTACATGCCCACCCGGCCGTTCCGGATCAACGCGGGCGCGCTGCACTCGTACGTGTTCGGGCAGGACAACCGCACGAACTACCTCAGCGAGCTGAAAGCGGGCAGCGCGGTACTCGGGGTGGGCGCCGACGGCCGGACCCGCCGGATCGTGGTCGGCCGGATCAAGCTGGAATCCCGTCCGCTGCTGAGCATCAAGGCCAGCTCCGCCGAGGGTGTCCAGGTCAACCTGATCGTGCAGGACGACTGGCACGTCCGGCTGCTCGGACCGGGCGGGACCGTCCGCAACGTCACCGAGCTCAAGCCCGGCGACGAGCTGCTCGGCCACGTCGCCACCGACAAACGCCACGTGGGCTGGCCGGTTGGCGAGTTCTGCGTGGAGAAGTGA